In the genome of Aequorivita sp. H23M31, the window AGGCCGCCCTTGGTGCCGGACTTCCTCAATCCGTTCCTTGTACCACCGTTAATAAAGTTTGTGCTTCAGGAATGAAGTCAATAATGTTGGCGGCACAATCTATTGCTGCGGGTGATGCCGAAGTGATTATCGCTGGAGGAATGGAAAGCATGAGCAACATTCCCCATTATGTTCAAATGCGAAATGGAACTAAATTCGGTCCCGCCACCTTAGTAGATGGAATGCAAAAAGATGGTTTGGTAGATGCTTATGACAATAACGCAATGGGAACATGTGCCGATCTGTGCGCTACGGAATATAAATTTTCACGAGAAGAGCAGGATGCTTTCGCCATACAATCTTATGAACGCTCTGCAAAAGCTTGGGCAGACGGTAAGTTTAAAGAAGAAGTAGTTCCCGTTGAAGTGCCACAAAGGCGAGGTGAACCTGTTATCGTTTCGGAGGATGAGGAATTTAAGAATGTTAGGATGGACAAAATATCATCATTAAGACCTGCATTTACAAAGGACGGAACGGTAACTGCCGCGAACTCTTCTACTATCAACGATGGGGCAGCTGCATTGGTTTTGATGAGTGAAGCAAAAGCAAAAGAACTGGGACTCGCTCCATTAGCATATATAAAAGGATTTGCCGATGCTGCACAAGAACCAGAATGGTTTACCACAGCCCCTGCAAAAGCGTTGCCAAAAGCACTTGGAAAAGCTGGCGTTGATATTAAGGATGTAGATTATTTTGAATTTAATGAAGCATTTGCCGTGGTGGGATTGGCAAATATGAAAATTCTAAACTTGGACGACAGTAATGTAAACGTTAATGGGGGTGCAGTTTCTTTGGGCCATCCACTTGGTTGCAGCGGAGCTCGTATTGTTATTACACTTCTAAATGTACTAAAACAGAACGATGCTAAAATAGGAGCAGCCGCAATCTGTAATGGTGGTGGTGGTGCTTCCGCTATGGTAATTGAAAAAATCTAATTCCTTCGCGGAAACCTTGAATCGACCTGAATGGAATACGGCATTTGTAACCTAAGCATTGTCCCACTTCGTGCTGAGTCCAGCGACCTAAGCGAAATGGTAAGCCAACTGCTTTATGGTGAACATTTTAAAGTTTTGGAAAAACGAAAAAAATGGAGCTATGTCCGTTTATCTTTTGATGGCTATGAAGGTTGGTTGGATAATAAACAATTCGTAATCATTAGTGAGGAAACCTACGAGCAACTCGAAAAAAAACCACTAAGGTTATCCACGGACATTGTGGATTTTATTACTAGTGAAAATCAGCACTTAATTTCCATTTGTTTAGGAAGCAGCATCTCAGCTGCGAATACTCTAAATCATAGATTTGAAGGGAAAGCAATTTCGGGATTACTTCCGAAAATTCATTTAATAGAAACCGCTATATCCTATTTAAACACGCCTTATTTGTGGGGCGGAAAAAGTCCATTTGGAATTGATTGTAGCGGATTTACCCAAATGGTTTACAAGCTGAATGGACATAAACTGTTCCGCGATGCTAGTCAACAAGCAACACAAGGTGAAGCTTTAAGTTTTATTGAGGAAAGTGAACCTGGGGATTTGGCGTTTTTTGATAACGAGGAAGGTAAAATAACCCATGTGGGTATTATAATGGAAGATAACTATATAATCCATGCCCACGGAAAAGTAAGAATAGATAGACTAGATCACAGTGGAATCTTTAATTATGATCTACGCCAGCATACGCACAGATTGAGAGTGATAAAGAGAATTATTTAAGCGATCAATCTAAAACGACTCAGAAAGGTAATATCCGAAGTATCTTAAAACAAAAATCCCTCGAAATTTTCGAGGGATTTTTGTTTTGATTATTCTTGCTCTTTAAATTTATCGAACCTGGCTTTCATATCTTGATATTTGGCATCATCACCTAATTGACCATAGATATTCATTAGCGTTCGGACAACTTCTCCATTGTTTGGGTTAATTTTAAACGATCTTTCCAAATAAGGTAAAGCTTCTTTTTGGATTTTTTGACGTTCCATTTTCAACTGATCGTATCTTTTATTATCCGCAGCGGAGTTCCCTAAGCTATTCATTTCCTCTACTAACTTATCCTCTGCCGCCAATTTCAATACTGAAATATTGATCAAGGCTCCCTCATAATCTGGTTTTAATTCAAGAGCTTTTTTATAATACTGAACCGCTTTTTCATTATTCCCCATTTCGCCCGCAGCAACGCCCAAATTAAAATAAATCTCGGGATTGTTGGGATCTGAAGCAACTATTTGATTTAGGATTTCATTATATCGCTCTACGTCGCCCATTTTATAACTCATATATGCATCTGCTCGCATAAGTTGAATATCATCTGGGCTTTCGGCACGAGCAGCTTTCATCAGGTCACTTGCCTTTTCCGTATTTCCTTCCTCAATATATATAAGGGTCATATTTCGTAAAATCTCCCCTTTTCTTGAGTCGGTTTTCTTCATCTGTGGTTTTATATATTCCCCACTTTTTACGGCAAGATCGCGTAGGTTCTTGCTCCCAAAAGCTTTTTCCTCACCAGAAACCTTATCAGTTGCAACAAATTGTTCTTCTATTCCAGTATATCCTTGGTCTAAAAGCATTTGATAATACTTTAAAGCAGTATCATAATCATGACCGTTAACGGCGTTACCGGCAGCAAAATATAAATCGCCTGGATCTTGTGACACTAAATAAAGTGCGTACAATTTTTCTGTAGCGGGTGTATAATTTTGTGCGTTTTGATCATCCATCGCAGCATTAATAATATCAACTCGGAGGTTTTGGAGCGCTGTTTCGAACTCCATATTAATCTTTGGATTTAAGGAAATTGCTGTTTGGAAGGCTTCGGCGGCAGCCAATAACTTCTTGTGATTTTTATTGGCAGCACCCAGAATCGCTTCACCTCGGGTGGCATAAAATTGGGCTTTCATCTGATTATCCACGGTCCCTAATTGCGGTTCCGCTTCATCCAAATACTTTAATGCCTCATTAAATTGACTGGACTTTATGGCTTTTTCAGCTTTTTTGATTTCCTTTTTTTGTCCAAAGGAAACAGCGGTTACAAGTGCCAATCCGGCTATTAAAACTCGTTTTTTCATTTGTTTAATAATTTTTGTTTTTCTAAAGGTAAAAATAATCCTCTTATTTATAATTCATCTTAATTCAAAGATAATAAGTGGAGGTATCATTCTTACTGCTTTATTCGTTATTTTCAGTTTCTTCGTCGTTGGAGTCAAGAATAGTGCCATTATTTTCTATATCATTTTCAATCTCTTGATCCAGAACAGCTTCTTCTTCATCTTTCATCGCTTTTGCAACTGCGGCAATGGCATCATCCTCCCTTACCTTTATCAGCCGAACACCTTGAGTGGCGCGACCCATAACCCTCAGGGTCGAAACAGCCATTCTAATGGCAATCCCAGATTTGTTGATAATCATCAAATCATCGTCATCCGTAACATTTTTAATGGCAACGAGTTTACCTGTCTTTTCGGTTACGTTAATAGTTTTCACACCTTTACCGCCCCGATTGGTTACACGATAATCCTCGATTGAAGACCTTTTACCATATCCATTTTCAGACACTACAAGAACGTCCGATTGGGCATCATTGACTGCGATCATTCCTATTACCTCATCCTTTTCATTTGCAAGAGTTATTCCTCTTACTCCTGAAGCATTTCTTCCCATAGGCCTTGTTTTCTCTTCCTCAAAACGTATAGCCTTCCCAGACCTCACAGCAAGCATTACCTGGCTGTCTCCAGTTGTAAGTTTTGCCTCCAGCAATTCGTCATCTTCTCTAATGGTTATGGCATTGATCCCGTTTGTTCTTGGGCGGGAATACTGCTCAAGGGAAGTCTTTTTAACTTGGCCCTTTTTGGTGGCCATAATTACATAATGACTGTTTATATATTCTTCATCTTTTAAATCCTGGGTATTAATAAAAGCTTTAACGCTATCGTCCGGTTCAATATTTATCAAATTCTGAATTGCCCGACCTTTTGAAGTTCTTGTTCCCTCAGGGATTTCGAAAACCCGCATCCAGAAACATTTTCCTTTTTGGGTGAAGAATAGCATATACTGATGGTTTGTCCCCACAAAAAGATGCTCAAGAAAGTCCTCATTTCTGGTAGCCGAAGCTTTTTGACCCACTCCTCCTCTCGCTTGGGTTTTATATTCAGTAAGAGAAGTTCTTTTTATATAACCAGCGTGCGAAATAGTAATTACAACCTGTTCATCTGCAATAAGATCTGTAATACTCACATCCCCTCCGGCATATTCTATAGTTGAGCGACGCTCATCACCATACTTGCTACGAACTTCTGCAAGTTCATCCTTAATAATTTCCATTCTTCTTTCAAAACTGGCAAGAATTTCTTTATAATCCTCGATGGTTTTCATCAACTCCTCATATTCTGTTCGCAGCTTATCCTGTTCTAGGCCTGTTAACTGACGCAAACGCATCTCGACAATTGCCTTCGCCTGGATCTCGGATAAACTGAAAGCTTCAATAAGTTTTTGTCGCGCCTCATCCGCATTGGAAGACGCACGGATTAGACGAATTACCTCATCAATATTATCCGAAGCTATAATCAAACCTTCCAAAATATGCGCGCGCTCCTCCGCCTTTCGCAGTAAATATTCTGTTCGGCGCACTACAACTTCGTGTCTGTGCTCTACAAAATAATGGATCAGATCCTTTAGATTCAACATTTGCGGCCTTCCATTAACCAAGGCAATGTTGTTTACGCTAAAACTGGATTGAAGTGCGGTATATTTATATAAAGTGTTGAGAACAATGTTTGGGATTGCATCTCTTTTCAGAATATAGACAATGCGCATTCCCTTTCTATCACTCTCATCGCGAATATTTGATATACCCTCTATTTTCTTTTCATTGACCAGATCGGCTGTTTTCTTGATCATTTCAGCCTTGTTTACCTGATATGGAATTTCGGTAACTATAATACATTCGCGCCCGTTTACCACTTCAAAAGAAGCTTTGGCGCGCATTACCACCCGTCCTCGTCCCGTTTTAAAGGCTTCACGGACTCCTTCATAGCCATAAATAATTCCACCCGTGGGAAAGTCGGGTGCTTTGATGTATTGCATCAGTCCATCAACATCAATATCATTATCATCAATGTAAGCGATTATTCCATTCACCACTTCCGTAAGGTTATGGGGAGGCATATTCGTTGCCATACCAACGGCGATTCCACTCGCTCCATTTATTAGAAGTCCTGGAATTCGCGTGGGCAGAACTGTTGGTTCATTTAAAGTATCATCAAAATTAAGTTGGTGATCTACGGTATCTTTATCAATATCGGCCAACATATCCTCTGAAATCTTCTGCATGCGCGCCTCTGTATATCGCATTGCTGCAGGCGAATCTCCATCCACCGAACCAAAGTTACCTTGCCCGTCGATAAGCATATATCTCAAACTCCATTCTTGGGCCATTCTCACCATGGCATCATAAACGGAAGTATCACCGTGCGGGTGATATTTACCTAAAACTTCCCCAACAATTCTCGCTGATTTTTTATGTGCGCCTGTGGCCCTAATTCCCAATTCGTGCATTCCAAACAAGACCCGTCGATGTACGGGCTTCATACCATCACGAACATCTGGCAAAGCTCGTGACACAATGACGGACATTGAATAATCAATGTATGCCGATTTCATCTCATCTTCAATGTTTATGGGAATTAATCTTTCTCCTTCAGCCATAAAAATATAGGTTTATTAATCATTAATATATTAAGGAGCAAGATACATATTTCAGTAGGTTTTACGCGGGTTTTTAGGGTTCAAAATTACCTATTTATTAACAAAACATAGCGGTGCAATCGTTGATAAGTATAGGCCTTAACGCTTTGAATTACCGTTTACTTTTCGTCCTTTTACTAAATTGATCTGAAATAGGAATGGTTTTTGACCTAATTTGGGTAATTTAGTAGTTTAATGAAAGAAAGGAAATTAAAACATGGATGATAATTTTTCACCAAGAGTAAAAGACGTAATTGCCTATAGCAAGGAAGAAGCACTCCGTTTGGGTCATGATTTTATTGGCACGGAACACTTAATGCTGGGACTTTTAAGGGATGGCAGTGGGAAGGCGGTAACAATTTTAAACGCACTTGCGATAGATCTAAACCATTTGCGCAGAAAAGTAGAGATTTTGAGCCCCGCCAATTCCGCAGTGTTAACCACGACCAATGAGAAAAAAAACCTCCACCTTACTCGGCAGGCAGAAAGAGCTTTAAAGACCACATTTTTGGAAGCGAAGCTTTTTCAAAGCACCTCGATTAATACCGCACATTTACTTTTATGTATTTTGCGGAATGAAAACGACCCTACGACCAAACTGTTGAACAAAATGAAGATTGATTATGATGCGGTTAAAGACCAATTTAAACTTATGATAACCAATGACGACGACTATATAGAATCTCCTAGTGCCGAATCCTTTTCAAACGATGACGATACATCTGCGGGTGATGCAGGAAAGGAAAATCTGTTTATGGGAGGCACCTCCAAAACAAACAAGAAATCGAAAACTCCCGTACTCGATAATTTTGGAAGAGACCTTACTTCCCTCGCGGAAGAAGGAAAACTTGATCCGGTTGTGGGAAGAGAAAACGAAATCCAACGCGTATCCCAGATTTTAAGCCGAAGAAAGAAAAACAATCCTCTGCTAATCGGTGAGCCAGGAGTAGGTAAATCTGCCATTGCAGAAGGTCTTGCTCTTCGTATTATTCAACGAAAAGTCTCTCGAATTCTGTACGACAAACGCGTTGTTACTTTAGATTTGGCCAGTTTGGTTGCAGGTACAAAATACCGAGGCCAATTTGAGGAGCGAATGAAGGCTGTAATGAACGAACTTGAAAAGAACGATGATATCATTCTTTTTATAGATGAAATACATACCATCGTGGGCGCAGGTGGAGCTACAGGCTCTCTTGACGCTTCCAACATGTTCAAACCCGCGCTTGCTAGGGGAGAAATTCAATGTATAGGAGCTACTACACTTGATGAATACCGTCAATATATTGAAAAGGATGGTGCTCTGGAAAGACGTTTCCAAAAAGTATTGGTAGAACCTACGAGTGTAGAGGAAACCGTTGAAATACTTATGAATATTAAGGATAA includes:
- a CDS encoding acetyl-CoA C-acyltransferase; this translates as MSNKVVIVSAARTPIGSFLGSLSSLTAVQLGSAAIKGAMKKINLDPSLVEEVFMGNVVQAGVGQAPARQAALGAGLPQSVPCTTVNKVCASGMKSIMLAAQSIAAGDAEVIIAGGMESMSNIPHYVQMRNGTKFGPATLVDGMQKDGLVDAYDNNAMGTCADLCATEYKFSREEQDAFAIQSYERSAKAWADGKFKEEVVPVEVPQRRGEPVIVSEDEEFKNVRMDKISSLRPAFTKDGTVTAANSSTINDGAAALVLMSEAKAKELGLAPLAYIKGFADAAQEPEWFTTAPAKALPKALGKAGVDIKDVDYFEFNEAFAVVGLANMKILNLDDSNVNVNGGAVSLGHPLGCSGARIVITLLNVLKQNDAKIGAAAICNGGGGASAMVIEKI
- a CDS encoding C40 family peptidase — protein: MEYGICNLSIVPLRAESSDLSEMVSQLLYGEHFKVLEKRKKWSYVRLSFDGYEGWLDNKQFVIISEETYEQLEKKPLRLSTDIVDFITSENQHLISICLGSSISAANTLNHRFEGKAISGLLPKIHLIETAISYLNTPYLWGGKSPFGIDCSGFTQMVYKLNGHKLFRDASQQATQGEALSFIEESEPGDLAFFDNEEGKITHVGIIMEDNYIIHAHGKVRIDRLDHSGIFNYDLRQHTHRLRVIKRII
- a CDS encoding tetratricopeptide repeat protein — translated: MKKRVLIAGLALVTAVSFGQKKEIKKAEKAIKSSQFNEALKYLDEAEPQLGTVDNQMKAQFYATRGEAILGAANKNHKKLLAAAEAFQTAISLNPKINMEFETALQNLRVDIINAAMDDQNAQNYTPATEKLYALYLVSQDPGDLYFAAGNAVNGHDYDTALKYYQMLLDQGYTGIEEQFVATDKVSGEEKAFGSKNLRDLAVKSGEYIKPQMKKTDSRKGEILRNMTLIYIEEGNTEKASDLMKAARAESPDDIQLMRADAYMSYKMGDVERYNEILNQIVASDPNNPEIYFNLGVAAGEMGNNEKAVQYYKKALELKPDYEGALINISVLKLAAEDKLVEEMNSLGNSAADNKRYDQLKMERQKIQKEALPYLERSFKINPNNGEVVRTLMNIYGQLGDDAKYQDMKARFDKFKEQE
- the gyrA gene encoding DNA gyrase subunit A codes for the protein MAEGERLIPINIEDEMKSAYIDYSMSVIVSRALPDVRDGMKPVHRRVLFGMHELGIRATGAHKKSARIVGEVLGKYHPHGDTSVYDAMVRMAQEWSLRYMLIDGQGNFGSVDGDSPAAMRYTEARMQKISEDMLADIDKDTVDHQLNFDDTLNEPTVLPTRIPGLLINGASGIAVGMATNMPPHNLTEVVNGIIAYIDDNDIDVDGLMQYIKAPDFPTGGIIYGYEGVREAFKTGRGRVVMRAKASFEVVNGRECIIVTEIPYQVNKAEMIKKTADLVNEKKIEGISNIRDESDRKGMRIVYILKRDAIPNIVLNTLYKYTALQSSFSVNNIALVNGRPQMLNLKDLIHYFVEHRHEVVVRRTEYLLRKAEERAHILEGLIIASDNIDEVIRLIRASSNADEARQKLIEAFSLSEIQAKAIVEMRLRQLTGLEQDKLRTEYEELMKTIEDYKEILASFERRMEIIKDELAEVRSKYGDERRSTIEYAGGDVSITDLIADEQVVITISHAGYIKRTSLTEYKTQARGGVGQKASATRNEDFLEHLFVGTNHQYMLFFTQKGKCFWMRVFEIPEGTRTSKGRAIQNLINIEPDDSVKAFINTQDLKDEEYINSHYVIMATKKGQVKKTSLEQYSRPRTNGINAITIREDDELLEAKLTTGDSQVMLAVRSGKAIRFEEEKTRPMGRNASGVRGITLANEKDEVIGMIAVNDAQSDVLVVSENGYGKRSSIEDYRVTNRGGKGVKTINVTEKTGKLVAIKNVTDDDDLMIINKSGIAIRMAVSTLRVMGRATQGVRLIKVREDDAIAAVAKAMKDEEEAVLDQEIENDIENNGTILDSNDEETENNE